The genomic region ACACCTTTGCCGGCACTGATGGGGTTCACATTGCTGGACTTCACTTATACTTTTAGGCTTTCCAAGCTCACCTGCCACTTTCACTTTCATAGACTTCCAGCACTGTCTACAAGCTACACATGAATTCATAAACGTCATCTAGCTCTTTTCTTCTACTATAATGCAGCAATGTTCGCTTTTAGCTACAGCAAACTCACCATTAATGTCTAGATTGGCCTCTGTAGCTGACGGTGCAGCACAAGCAGAGGAAAGTTAAGGGGAAGTATTAAGTGTTGGGGTGGGAGCGAGAGCGATAACAGGGCTTTGGGTCAACTTATGACGTGTTTGTTGAAGCAGTCACATGCTGACTTACTTCCTCAGCTTTCTTCTTCAATCTATTTTAAGTTCCTTAAATGTTTAGATCTGCAGACTCTCGTCTTCGGAGGCATACTTACGCTATAACACAATGGaatagtagaggaagaagagacatttAAAACACAGAAACACGGAAGGAAACGTGGACAGACATCCTTCATATTACTTGTTAGTACTCCACCTTTTTACTCTGCTCTAGTGAGGGAACAAAGTTGCCAGTGGATATATGACATGATATGCGAGTAGATAAGAGATACCTATGGTCGCTCCATGGTTTGGGTCCACACCTGTGTCTTTCGTTGCTGCTGCCAACATTCTAAAATTTTCTAACCAATATTTTTAttgagatgggaagagaggatgCATGGGGGCTTGCTCGAAGGGACCATTGGGAATGGAGGCGGCGGATGAGTGAGGCGATTCGCCTCCAGGCGTATAATcaccgttagttagttagttagtatatTTTATACTAAAAAAGAGTACTTAAGAAGTTATAGAATAATATTTTGACCTTTATTAACCTTATATGCTTGCCACCTGCCCTTAAGTGGTCATATGATCGTTTACGGCACGATGTATTGAGGCGATGTTGGCAGGTATTATTTGGGTtgtgaaggaagacagggagaagtaGTAGGGGAGGTTCAGGGGATTAGGGTTATGATATAAGTTTAGGAGCGCGAGTGATGGGATGCTGGTTTCTGGAATGATTGAGAGAGAAGGCTGTGTTTTTTAGGTGCGTGTTTCCTGAGGCAGCAGGTGGATGGGAAAGTTGGAACGGCGGGTGTGAGAACTGCCGGAGGTGGAAGTGGGAGCAAAGAGTGGGGATGAAGAATAACAGGGTGGGGGGTTGGAGGCAGGCCTTTCAGATTATTATAAACCTCCTCTTTTGGTTCTTTGTTACGTTGGATCATGGGTGTCCGTTATACTTGCTATTGTTGCCATTGTTACAGGTATTGCCCGTGCTGCTGTGTTTCTTGCTGGGTTGTTAGTTATTGAGTTTTAGAGTCACCAGCTGGTGTAGTATCTTCACCAGCTGGTGACTCTAAAACtcactactcttactactactattactattactactactactactactactactactacttctacttccacttgtaccactacgacgacgacgacgacaaggaCGACAACGACGactattactagtactactactactaaaactaccactgctactactactactactactactactattactactgctactactactactactactactactactactactactactactaataataataataataataataataataaataataataataataataataataataataataataataataataataataataataataataataataataataataataataataataataataataataataataataataattacaataataataataataataataataataataataataataataataataataataataataataataataataacaataataataataataataataataatagtaataataataataataataataataataataataataataataataataataataataataataataataataataataataataataataataataataataataataataataataataataataataataataataataataataataataataataataataataataataataataataataataataataataataataataataataataataataataataataataataataataataataataataataataataataataataataataataataataataataatattaataataataataataataataataataataataataataataataataataataataataataataataataataataataataataataataataaaaataataatattaataatgataatagtaataataaaataataataatattattgataataataataataataataataataataataataataataataataataataataataataataataataataataatgataatgataataataataataataataataataataataataataataataatgacatgaCTTGCCATTATGGTTACTATGATGCAATTACTTTTAGCCAACGCCTGCGGAGAGAGTCATTCAGACTGACGGAAAAACATTCATGTGCATAGCTTTGTGTTATGTCACGCTGGAATAATCTCAGTGTCTTACCTGCGGAAAGATGTCATCAACATTATTTCTGGTCGCTTTTTTTGTTCAAGCAAGACACAATTACCTATAACTACAGATGTCGGTTTGTTTGTTGTCATTTCCTCTTTGTGTTAGCTTAACGAGCTGAGCTTTAGTTAGCGTGGAGTTTGGGCAGAAGTATGTGCTTCATCCTATAGAAAATTCTTTATATCACCAAAGATGCTAggcagaatgaaaaataatattgaGGAAATGATGCAtatacattaacacacacacacacacacacacacacacacgcacacacacacacacacacacacacacacacacacactgatcaatTACTCTTTGTAGTAATGCAATACTCTGTGAATGATAATTACTAATGACTatactttcttgtgtgtgtgtgtgtgtgtgtgtgtgtgtgtgtgtgtgtgtgtgtgtgtgtgtgtgtgtaataataataataataataataataataataataataataataataataataataataataataaacggttaaTTAAGTGATtccagctgtaaagctgaaaatatacacgttaaaaaTACATTTTTGAGATATAATATCTGGGCACATCGGAGGCCAGGTGTAGGCGTGGCAAGGCGTGTCCGGGGCGTGGCATGAAAGCCGTTCATTGTATATAAGACAACATTGTCTAGCAGAACTcattcctttactccctctccaACACATCGCCATGGTAAAGTCGTGAGATCTTAAACTATGGGATGAGCGAAATACCGAAAGGGATAAACATGATAGTTAAAACAAAATCGCGTGAATATGAGTGGGGTACTTGAAGtaaattttgtattaattttatggggatattttttttgttctatttttgtcgttttttttattatttcagcaCATTTTCGTCTTCGTCTATAAGAAAACAATTCAAGTGTTATGCTAATGGTCATCAGTAGGCCAGTTTAGATGAATTTGTATGTTTTGGGCCTAGAGTACACTGTGGCTCAGTTACTGGCCGTatccataaaaaatataaatatatatatatatatatatatatatatatatatatatatatatatatatatatatatatatatatatatatatatatatatatatatatatatatatatatatatatatatatatatatatatatatatatatatatatatatatatatattcagcttGCTCTCTCCGACGTTCACTTGTTTATTTAGTTACAGGTTTTGTTCCTTTAAATAACTAAGTTATCTTTCTTCCTCAGTAATTCCTCCTTTCCAAACCTTGATCAAACACTTTAGAGAAGGGTATAAGGACCACAAAATAACGAAAAGGATAATCTCCATTTTTAAATATCTCTACAGGAACAACCtctttgcatatttatttattactttcttgttgttgttgatgttccaCAGCTAATCTCTCATTTAATGGTAAAATTATACTACTCCATTTGTAGCTTATTAACTTGTTAAAGGGAATGCCAcaactctatcccttcctctgttgtgtgtgtgcagaggTCCCTGCTGGTGCTCGTGTGTGTGGCCATCCTCGCCGCCGTGGCTCAGGCTGGCGGCTACGGGGGCATCGGCGGCTTTGGCGGCGGCTTTGGAGGCGGTTAcggcggcggctatggcggctacGGTGGTTATGGTGGCGGTTATGGCGGCTACGGACACGGAGGCTACGGTGTTGGTGGCGTAGCTCGCATTAACTATAATATTTACCGAGGTTATGGTGGATATGGTGGTTATGGCGGCTATGGCGGTGGATATGGCGGTGGCTTCGGTGGAGGCTATGGTGGCGGAtacggtggttatggtggtggataTGGTGGTTATGGCGGTGGATATGGTGGATACGGTGGTGGCTATGGATATGGAAAGTAATGTATGGCCACATCATATTGTTTAATTTATGTGGGATAAACCAAATCACGTGTTCAGAATATATACTTaaataataaatttatattttattaCTGGTTACAATTTTTCCCTCCTTATTGATAGTGCCCACATGACAAGTAATTGAAGTTTGATCCCATACATGAGAAAACTCATTCAAGATGAGAAACGTGACATTCTAACAGGAAGGTAGAACAGTAGATGATATAAAAAAGcaattgtgattttttttcaacTACCTCTTTACCTGAGTTCATCTCgacctcctcgccctcctcttcctacatcttttcttcctcgtcctcttccattctttcattcttcttcgtcATGGCTCTTTT from Eriocheir sinensis breed Jianghai 21 chromosome 36, ASM2467909v1, whole genome shotgun sequence harbors:
- the LOC127008009 gene encoding uncharacterized protein LOC127008009 produces the protein MRSLLVLVCVAILAAVAQAGGYGGIGGFGGGFGGGYGGGYGGYGGYGGGYGGYGHGGYGVGGVARINYNIYRGYGGYGGYGGYGGGYGGGFGGGYGGGYGGYGGGYGGYGGGYGGYGGGYGYGK